A genomic region of Pyrus communis chromosome 14, drPyrComm1.1, whole genome shotgun sequence contains the following coding sequences:
- the LOC137714895 gene encoding universal stress protein PHOS34-like gives MAAEKQVIVIGTDDSEESHYALEWTLDHFFKPLGGDAAPFKLIIVHAKPSVSSVVGFAGPGAAEVLPIVEADLKKMAARVTEKAKEFCASKSVTDVVAEVVEGDARNVLCEAVERHHASILVVGSHGYGAIKRAVLGSVSDYCTHHAHCTVMIVKKPKTKH, from the exons ATGGCGGCAGAGAAGCAAGTGATAGTGATCGGGACGGACGACAGCGAGGAGAGCCATTACGCTCTGGAATGGACTTTGGATCACTTCTTCAAGCCCTTGGGCGGCGACGCAGCTCCGTTCAAGCTCATCATCGTCCACGCCAAACCATCGGTTTCCTCCGTCGTTGGCTTCGCCGGCCCCG GAGCGGCGGAGGTTCTGCCGATCGTGGAAGCTGATTTGAAGAAGATGGCTGCCCGTGTAACTGAGAAGGCCAAGGAATTTTGCGCTTCTAAATCG GTGACTGATGTGGTCGCGGAGGTTGTGGAAGGAGATGCTAGGAACGTTCTGTGTGAGGCTGTTGAAAGACACCACGCATCCATCTTGGTTGTGGGAAGTCATGGCTATGGAGCCATCAAAAG GGCGGTTCTGGGAAGCGTAAGCGACTACTGCACTCATCACGCTCACTGCACCGTGATGATTGTGAAGAAGCCTAAAACAAAGCACTGA